A genomic region of Anopheles coustani chromosome 3, idAnoCousDA_361_x.2, whole genome shotgun sequence contains the following coding sequences:
- the LOC131260646 gene encoding uncharacterized protein LOC131260646, whose translation MFQFVWNCLLMMLFLGALKAALSLRWPTIGEWRYDDLHPSLRYHDSPRVTQLAVNLVFFLVYPVVLLWRWYHSSEWTAWTDVEKDLFEQHIDLGEDELLRCGSLRGRMIIQKEIVVCPTAATDESEPFERYERADEEFVEPGTIYSNSGAELNDEELPLNLSKGNEMYFHAEYEDHKRKESYEPTENEEEDVENDVHNEGDEVPLIVPSSETQHYTTHSSAEVTIEKR comes from the exons ATGTTTCAGTTTGTGTGGAACTGTCTTTTGATGATGCTATTTCTCG GCGCTCTGAAGGCGGCTCTATCCCTCCGTTGGCCCACGATCGGCGAGTGGAGATACGACGATTTACATCCATCCCTTCGGTACCATGATTCACCCAG AGTGACGCAGTTGGCGGTGAATTTGGTGTTCTTTCTTGTGTATCCCGTCGTTCTGCTTTGGCGCTGGTACCATTCGAGCGAGTGGACCGCCTGGACGGATGTGGAAAAGGACCTCTTCGAGCAGCATATCGACCTGGGTGAGGACGAACTATTGCGTTGTGGTTCGCTACGGGGTCGTATGATCATCCAGAAGGAAATCGTTGTCTGTCCGACCGCTGCCACCGACGAGAGCGAGCCCTTCGAAAGGTACGAAAGGGCCGATGAAGAGTTTGTTGAGCCCGGTACGATTTATTCAAACAGTGGAGCTGAACTGAACGACGAAGAATTGCCACTGAATCTTTCCAAGGGAAATGAAATGTACTTTCATGCCGAATATGAGGATCATAAGAGGAAGGAATCGTATGAACCCACGGAAAACGAGGAGGAAGACGTTGAAAATGATGTGCATAATGAAGGTGATGAAGTGCCTTTGATTGTGCCCTCATCAGAAACGCAGCATTATACCACACATTCTAGTGCGGAAGTAACGATTGAGAAACGTTGA